The Sediminicola sp. YIK13 genomic sequence CCATTTGGATAAATGGGGCTTGGTCCAATCCCCGTATATCCTCTTTATAGTGGGAGTCCCATACTTGGTAATCTCCTCCATCATCTCCTTCACATATTTGGAAGGTATGTTATCTCCGTCAATTAAAACGGCCAGTTTTGTGTCTTTTATCATAGGGGCTTAAAGATACAATAATCTTATAGTATTTTTAACCCTATACATTCAATTTGTATATTGAGCTAAATCACAGTCCCTATTTATGATTTGTGAAGTTTTTCAACCAACCCTTTTGTCATTAACATATCAAATGAAAGATCAAATAGAACAATTTTACGGGGCATTCAACAATTTAGATGCCGAAAAAATGGTTGCACAATATCATGAAGATATTATTTTTGAAGACCCGGCTTTTGGGGTTTTAAAAGGTGAGCAGGCAAAGAACATGTGGAAAATGCTGTGCTCTTCCCAAAAAGGAAAGGAATTTACAGTACAAGTAAACCACATAAAAAGCTCAGCAGAGGTCACTAAAGCTACCTGGGAAGCCTTTTATGTCTTTAGTAAAACAGGAAGAAAAATCCATAATATCGTACAGGCCGAATTTAGGTTTAAAGAAGGGAAAATCATTTCCCATAAAGATACATTTGACCTTTACAAATGGTCTCAACAGGCCCTGGGCGTAAGAGGATTTATTTTGGGGTGGACCCCTTTCTTTAAAAACAAGCTACAAATCCAAACCAACAAATTACTATCCAATTTTGAAAGTAAACTATAATTGGTAATGCGCAGGATAAAAAAAAGCGAGCCTTTTTGGCTCGCTTTTTAATAAGTTTTACTTGCAATTATTTTGCGACATTCACACTACGTGTCTCCCTAATAACGGTCACTTTAACCTGACCTGGATAGGTCATATCCGTTTGAATTTTTTGTGATATTTCAAAAGATAGCTCCGCTGCCTTCTCATCACTCACTTTTTCACTTTCCACGATCACGCGCAATTCTCTTCCGGCTTGAATAGCATAAGCCTTTTGAACACCACCAAAACCAAAGGCGATATCCTCCAAATCTTTAAGACGTTGGATATATGAATCCAATACTTGTCTACGAGCCCCTGGTCTGGCACCACTAATAGCATCACACACCTGAACAATTGGTGAGATCAAGGTTTTCATTTCAATTTCATCATGGTGGGCACCAATCGCATTGCAAACATCCGGTTTCTCTCCGTATTTCTCTGCCCATTGCATTCCTAAGATGGCATGTGGCGTTTCAACCTCTGCTTCAGTGTTTGGCACCTTACCTATATCGTGCAATAGTCCTGCACGTTTTGCCAATTTAGGGTTAAGTCCCAATTCAGCGGCCATAACACCACAGAGTTTGGCAACTTCCCTAGAGTGTTGTAATAAGTTTTGTCCATAAGAAGAACGGTATTTCATTCTACCAACAGCTTTGATAAGCTCTGGGTGCAACCCATGGATGCCCAAATCGATTACGGTACGTTTTCCTATCTCTACAATTTCTTCTTCAATCTGCTTTTCCGTTTTCTTGACGATCTCTTCAATTCGTGCTGGGTGAATACGACCATCGGTGACCAATTTATGAAGTGATAAACGCGCTACTTCCCTTCTTACAGAATCAAAACAAGAAAGAATAATAGCTTCTGGGGTATCATCAACAATAATTTCAACCCCTGTTGCGGCTTCTAGGGCTCGGATATTTCTTCCTTCGCGACCAATGATACGGCCCTTTACGTCGTCTGATTCCAAGTTGAATACGGAAACACAATTTTCTACCGCTTCTTCGGTTCCAATACGTTGGATGGTATTGATGACAATTTTCTTAGCCTCTTGTTGTGCCGTTAATTTAGCCTCTTCCACCGTGGATTGAATAAATGCCATGGCATCAGATTTTGCATTTTCCTTCAATGACTCCATCAATTGGCTTTTGGCATCCTCGGCAGATAATCCTGAAATAACCTCTAACTGCTGAACTTGGCTTTTGTGAAGCTTTTCCAATTCGGATTGCTTTTTCTCCAAGAATTCACTTTTATGGTCTACTTCCTTTAGCTTTACTTCTAGCTGATCATTTAGTTTTTTGCTCTTGGCAAGCTCATTGCTGATCTGTGATTCCTTATCCCTTGTGCGTTTCTCAGCTTCATTGATCTTTTTATCCTTACTTATAATGACCTTTTCGTGCTCTGCTTTAAGTTCCAGAAACTTCTCCTTGGCTTGGTAGATCTTATCCTTTTTAGTGCTTTCTCCCTGCAGTTCAGCTTCCTTGATAATGGATGCCGCTTCTTTTTTTGCACTGTCTATGGTTTTGGAAGCCTTTCCCTTTTCCATAATCTTGGCAATGGCAAAACCAATCGCCAGACCAACTATACCTACTATTATTATTGTAGTACTGTCCATAATTTAAAAATTATTAAAAAAAAAGCCCACATTGGAGGAAGTTTTGTACAAACCCCGATAAACAGGTTTAGGGCTAACAGACTGATCAAGGATCCTTATACTAGTAAGGCCTGCTTTTACAATCTAAACTCACCCTTTTCAAACAAAATAGTGTTGAGTTTGTCAAAAATAATTACCAATGTGGGCAGTAACATTATTTATTTTAAAGAACTTATTTCTGTTAGAGCTTGGTGGCAATCAGATGATCGAGGGCTTTTAAACGCTCCTCAACTTCTTTTGTATCCTCTGATTGGTCTATTCCCTTCTGCTCAATTTTAGAAGCAAACTGCAAAGCGCACATGGCCAAAACATCTTGTTTGTCCCTTACTGCATAACTTTGCTCAAATTTCTTAGCCAGTTGCTCAATATTTTTAGCAGCCTTGCGTAAACCTTCTTCTTGACTAGGGTCTATGGTCAAAGGATATACCCTGTCCGCAATAGAAAGTTTTATTTTTAGCTTTTCTGACATTGTATTGTTGAACGTTACTCTGCAAGTTGGGCTATACAATGGTCCAACTCCCTGATTAACGTGTTTATTTTAAGCTTAGCTTCCGTTTTATTCGTATTACTGCCTAGCATAGAGTTTGCAAGCTTAAGTGAATTGTACTTTTCCTCCCATTCCAAAGCGGAATTTTCAGTTAGCGCATGGCCCTTTTTCATAGCGTTCAACTCTTCCTCCAATTTTAAATTAGTCTGGTCCAAAAGCTCTAACCTATGGAGCAACATACCAATTTTATTTTCTAAAGAATCAACAATTTCCACTAGTTCACTCATATGCAAATTTCAATGCATTTTACACAAAGTTAACATACCTCAAACGACTTCGCAATACTTTTTACAATTATTCTTATCGGAAATCTTTATACTGGATACAATTGGTTCAGATTTATTGGTTTAACCATTTTAACAGCAATAGATTTTTACCATTTCAACCGTTTAATTACATTCGCATTTACTTATTACACATTATGAGAATTACTATTTTGGGTCTGCTTTTATTCATTTCCCTAACCATTTGCGCACAAGACAATTATCCCAAGGACGTATTTAGATCTCCCCTGGATATTCCTTTGATCCTTTCAGGCAATTTTGGGGAGCTTAGGTCCAACCATTTTCACTCTGGAATTGACATCAAAACCCAACAACGGGAAGGGCTGCCCATTTATGCCATATCAGAAGGAACCATTAGCAGAATAAAGGTATCCCTTTGGGGCTATGGCAAAGTAATTTATTTGGCCCATCCAAATGGATACACTTCTGTCTATGGGCATCTTCAAAAATTTTCACCCGAAATTGAGGCCTACATCAAAAAAATACAATACGAAAAGCAGTCGTTCGAGGTGGAAGTATTTCCCGATTTTGGCGAATTAAAGGTAGCCAAAGGGGATCTTATTGCCTATAGCGGCAATACTGGTGGGTCTGCCGGACCCCACTTACATTTTGAGATCCGAAATAGCGCATCAGAAATGCCTACAAATCCCTTGCTCTATGGATTGGAGGTTAGGGACGCGACCAATCCCACTCTTCTTGAACTATTTGCCTACCCCCTTTCCAGCGATGCCCAGATCAATCAAAGCAATGATTTGGCACAAATTAATTTTACCAAACAAAGTGATGGCTCATTTTTAGCCGATAAGGTTTTGGCCAGTGGAACCATTGGATTTGGATTCAATGCCTATGATCGGCAAGATATGGCAGCGAATAAAAATGGGGTGTTCTCCGTACAACAATTGGTAAACGGACAGGTTTATACCGATTTTAATTTTGAAAAGTTCTCTTTCAGCGAAACACGCTATATCAATACTTTGATAGATTACGACTATTTTGGGAAATATAGAAAATGGATCACCAAATGTTTTAAATCCCCTGGCAATAACCTCACCATCTACAACACCTTGAAAAATGATGGAAAAATAGCAGTTGACGAAGGAATGAGCTATAAGATAGAAATACTTTTAAAAGATCTATCGGATAATATAACCAGGGTGGTTATCCCAGTTGAGGGTAAAAAACTACCGTTAAAGGTGATAAAGGAAACCAATAAAACGGACACCTATATCATCGCATCAAAGCCAAATAATTACGATCTTGGCGCAGCCAAAGTATATTTTCCGGCCAATACTTTTTACGAAGATTTTTATATGGATCTGCAAAAAGGAAATGACACTGTCACCATTCATAACGGCCGGATGCCAGCTCATAGAAATTTTACAATAACTTTTGATGCAACCAAATATTCCGAGGAGGACCGAAGCAAAATGTTCATTGCCCGACTTGGGAATCGATTGAAACCAAGTTACACCTCCACCTACAGAAGGGACAACACCTTTACCACCAGAACCAAAAATCTAGGTACCTATGCCTTGGTCAAAGACACCATTGCACCACAAATAAGAAGCAAGAACTTTAAGGACAAGCAATGGTTGACCAATTACAGATATTTGAGCTTAACTATTTCTGATGACCTTAGCGGCATTGACACCTATACTGCTACCCTCAATGGGGATTGGATCTTGATGGAGTATGAAACAAAGAACAATACCCTAACCTATAACTTCGACGATAAAATTCTGGATCAAAAACAGTGTGAGCTCAAAGTAGTGGTTACTGATAATGTTGGAAATACCAGTACCTTTACAAGTACATTTTATAGAAACTAAAAAAATTGAAGTGTCCTAAAACAGTACTCCTAATACTGACGCTTTGCCTAGGGAAGTTAACCTTAGCGCAGACTGCCACCATCACCGGTGTTGTTTTGGACGAAAAAAACATCCCCCTGGCAGATGTAAATGTTAGTTCTGACTCCAAGGGCACCTATACCAATAAAGATGGTTTTTATATCCTACAGGTCATTTCTGAACAAAAAACCAGCATCACCTTTTCGCATATCGGCCATGAGCCCGTAGTTTTAAGAAATTTAATTCTTTCTTCCAACGAAACCTTTGAGTTCAACCCAGTTCTCAAAGAAGGAATGACTCAGGTAGACGGTGTAACCGTTACGGCATCTGGTGAAAAACGGGTCGATGGTATAACCACTATTCCTCCTGAGGTAATTAGGCGTATTCCTGGTGCAAATGCAGGTGTTGAAAATGTACTTAAATTATTGCCCGGAGTAACTTCCAACAATGAATTGAGCACACAATATTCTGTGCGAGGCGGCAATTATGATGAAAATTTAGTCTATGTCAATGGCATTGAGGTTTACCGCCCTTTTCTCATCAGATCGGGACAACAGGAGGGCTTAAGTTTTATCAACCCTGAAATGGTACAAAACTTAGAGTTTTCACCAGGAGGTTTTCAAGCGGAATATGGAGATAAATTATCCTCCGTCCTTGACATTACCTATAAACAGCCCACAGAATTTTCCCTCCGAGCCAACGCCAGCTTACTTGGTCTTAGCAGTACCGTAGAAACCATATCCCAAAAAAAAGACCTATCTACCATTACCGGGATCCGCTATAGAAACAATAGCTTATTGGTGAACAGTCAACAAACAAAATCGAATTTCAACCCCACTTTTGCAGATATACAGTCCTTCCTAAATTATAAAATCACCAAAAACGTAACCCTTGGAGTTTTAGGCTCCTTCTCCTTGAACGATTATCAGAATGAACCCTTGACAAGACAGACAAATTTTGGAACGCTGGATGACCCTAAGGCGTTATTGGTTTATTACCAGGGAAGGGAAAACAATAAGTTTCAAACAACACAAGGGGCTATCATGTCGAGCTATAGACTCAACGATAATTTGAATGTGAATCTTACGACTTCCCTCTACCATACCACAGAAGAAGAATACTCCGATGTCTTTGCCACCTATGAATTAGGTGCTGTAGATACTGACCTCAGCAGCGATAATGCTGGTGGCGCAATTGCAACGAGAGGAATTGGATCTCAATTCAATAGGGCCAGGAATGATTTGGATGCCTTAATTTTTAATATCTCCCATAAGGGATCATATTCCAAGAATGCAAGATTGTTGGAATGGGGAGCTACATATTCCCATGAAGATATTAGAGATCAGCTAAGGGAATCGGAATTTTTAGACTCTTTGGGTTTCTCTGTAAGGCCACCGCGATCTGAATTTCAGAACAACCAACCTGAGGATCCTTTTGAGGGCCCAATTGTTCCCTTTGATGGGGTAAGTGCCCAAAATTTCATACAAACCAACCGATTTTCAGCCTTTACGCAGTACAGCAACAAACTGGAATGGCTTGGTCAGCATATTTATTATAATTTAGGGTTAAGAGCACAACACTGGACGGTTAGCGGAAAAGACGTAGGTAAGTCGGCCCACACCATCGTTAGTCCCCGTGGACAATTTTCCATAAAGCCCAATTGGGATCTGGATATGCTTTTTACTCTTGCGGGCGGTCTCTATCAACAGCCTCCCATGTACAGGGAATTGCGTGACCAGGAAGGAATGGTCCAAACCGATGTAAAGGCCCAAAAATCTGTACATACGGTACTGGGAAATGAATATAGTTTTTTACTTTGGAACAGGCCTTTTACCTTAAAAAGCGAAGTCTATTACAAAAAACTGAACAGCGTTAACCCCTACACTCTTGAGGATGTGCGTATACGATACGCGGCAGCCAACAACGCAAAGGCATATGCGTATGGTGCAGAGATACGGATGAACGGAGCCTTTGTGCCAGGTACGGAGTCATGGGTGAGTCTGGGATACCTCAAAACCGAAGAAAACATCAACGATAGAGGTTATATATCAAGGCCCACCGACCAACGTCTAAACTTTGGTGTTTTATTTCAGGACTATGTTCCCAACATACCAAATTTAAAGATGTATTTAAATCTTGTGTACAATACAGGATTGCCGGGAGGATCACCAAGCTATGCCGATCCCTACAACTTTCAGAATAGATTAAGAGATTATAGGAGGGCAGATTTGGGAATTTCCCATATTTTTGTGGACGCCGAAACAACGTATCCGAAAAATCATTGGCTTCATGGGTTTAAGGAATTGAATATTGGGTTTGAAATTTTTAATCTTTTCAATAACCAAAACTCCATTACCAATACTTGGGTCAGGGATGTGGACAGCAAAAGGGAATATGCCGTTCCCAATTTTATGACCTCCCGTGTATTGAACCTTAAGATCGGTACTCGTTTTTAGAATTAAAGCAATGAAGAAGAATTTAATTTACCTATTACTATTTGCCTCAGTGGCGATACATGCCCAAAAAAATATTTACGAAAGTGATAAATTTGATGCGCTTAGCAGCGAACACGAGGTCTTGGCCATTATACCCTTTCTGACCAATTTGGAACTCAAAGACCAAATCTCAAAAACAGAGCTTAAGGCCCTGGAAAAAAAAGAGGGCTATGCGGTACAGGATGCATTGGAGGTATACTTTTCGCGCATAAAAAAGAAAAAGAAATTTTCAGTGGAATTTCAAAATATCAAAAACACCAATGCTATTTTGACAAAGAATGATATTGATTATGACAATATTGATGTCTACACCATTAAAGAGCTTTGTAAAATACTGGAAGTGGATGGTATCATTAGTGGCAACCTCGATATGAACATTTTACTCTCCAAGGGCATCCCTGACGGTTTCAGTTTCATTGATTATTTAATGGGAGATTCCAATTATGGAAGAATTGGGATGAAGATCAGTGATGGGGCAAGCGGAAAATTATTGTGGAAATACGAAAAGGAGATCAATAAGAAATCCGGAAAAAACACGAATGACCTTATCGATGGCATGATGAAATCCGCTACCCGTAAATTTCCTTATGAACGGGAAAAGGCGAAAAATAGAAAAAATGATTAATCGTTCGCGTAGTCCTTCAACACACTTATCACATAGTCCAACTCTTCTTTTGTATTGTATTTAGAAAAGGAGAAACGCAATGATGGCCTCTTTAGTTCATCTTTGGAAAGTATCTCTCCAAGCACGTGGGAACCTAAATCA encodes the following:
- a CDS encoding nuclear transport factor 2 family protein gives rise to the protein MKDQIEQFYGAFNNLDAEKMVAQYHEDIIFEDPAFGVLKGEQAKNMWKMLCSSQKGKEFTVQVNHIKSSAEVTKATWEAFYVFSKTGRKIHNIVQAEFRFKEGKIISHKDTFDLYKWSQQALGVRGFILGWTPFFKNKLQIQTNKLLSNFESKL
- the rny gene encoding ribonuclease Y, whose product is MDSTTIIIVGIVGLAIGFAIAKIMEKGKASKTIDSAKKEAASIIKEAELQGESTKKDKIYQAKEKFLELKAEHEKVIISKDKKINEAEKRTRDKESQISNELAKSKKLNDQLEVKLKEVDHKSEFLEKKQSELEKLHKSQVQQLEVISGLSAEDAKSQLMESLKENAKSDAMAFIQSTVEEAKLTAQQEAKKIVINTIQRIGTEEAVENCVSVFNLESDDVKGRIIGREGRNIRALEAATGVEIIVDDTPEAIILSCFDSVRREVARLSLHKLVTDGRIHPARIEEIVKKTEKQIEEEIVEIGKRTVIDLGIHGLHPELIKAVGRMKYRSSYGQNLLQHSREVAKLCGVMAAELGLNPKLAKRAGLLHDIGKVPNTEAEVETPHAILGMQWAEKYGEKPDVCNAIGAHHDEIEMKTLISPIVQVCDAISGARPGARRQVLDSYIQRLKDLEDIAFGFGGVQKAYAIQAGRELRVIVESEKVSDEKAAELSFEISQKIQTDMTYPGQVKVTVIRETRSVNVAK
- a CDS encoding cell division protein ZapA; translated protein: MSEKLKIKLSIADRVYPLTIDPSQEEGLRKAAKNIEQLAKKFEQSYAVRDKQDVLAMCALQFASKIEQKGIDQSEDTKEVEERLKALDHLIATKL
- a CDS encoding M23 family metallopeptidase translates to MRITILGLLLFISLTICAQDNYPKDVFRSPLDIPLILSGNFGELRSNHFHSGIDIKTQQREGLPIYAISEGTISRIKVSLWGYGKVIYLAHPNGYTSVYGHLQKFSPEIEAYIKKIQYEKQSFEVEVFPDFGELKVAKGDLIAYSGNTGGSAGPHLHFEIRNSASEMPTNPLLYGLEVRDATNPTLLELFAYPLSSDAQINQSNDLAQINFTKQSDGSFLADKVLASGTIGFGFNAYDRQDMAANKNGVFSVQQLVNGQVYTDFNFEKFSFSETRYINTLIDYDYFGKYRKWITKCFKSPGNNLTIYNTLKNDGKIAVDEGMSYKIEILLKDLSDNITRVVIPVEGKKLPLKVIKETNKTDTYIIASKPNNYDLGAAKVYFPANTFYEDFYMDLQKGNDTVTIHNGRMPAHRNFTITFDATKYSEEDRSKMFIARLGNRLKPSYTSTYRRDNTFTTRTKNLGTYALVKDTIAPQIRSKNFKDKQWLTNYRYLSLTISDDLSGIDTYTATLNGDWILMEYETKNNTLTYNFDDKILDQKQCELKVVVTDNVGNTSTFTSTFYRN
- a CDS encoding TonB-dependent receptor gives rise to the protein MKCPKTVLLILTLCLGKLTLAQTATITGVVLDEKNIPLADVNVSSDSKGTYTNKDGFYILQVISEQKTSITFSHIGHEPVVLRNLILSSNETFEFNPVLKEGMTQVDGVTVTASGEKRVDGITTIPPEVIRRIPGANAGVENVLKLLPGVTSNNELSTQYSVRGGNYDENLVYVNGIEVYRPFLIRSGQQEGLSFINPEMVQNLEFSPGGFQAEYGDKLSSVLDITYKQPTEFSLRANASLLGLSSTVETISQKKDLSTITGIRYRNNSLLVNSQQTKSNFNPTFADIQSFLNYKITKNVTLGVLGSFSLNDYQNEPLTRQTNFGTLDDPKALLVYYQGRENNKFQTTQGAIMSSYRLNDNLNVNLTTSLYHTTEEEYSDVFATYELGAVDTDLSSDNAGGAIATRGIGSQFNRARNDLDALIFNISHKGSYSKNARLLEWGATYSHEDIRDQLRESEFLDSLGFSVRPPRSEFQNNQPEDPFEGPIVPFDGVSAQNFIQTNRFSAFTQYSNKLEWLGQHIYYNLGLRAQHWTVSGKDVGKSAHTIVSPRGQFSIKPNWDLDMLFTLAGGLYQQPPMYRELRDQEGMVQTDVKAQKSVHTVLGNEYSFLLWNRPFTLKSEVYYKKLNSVNPYTLEDVRIRYAAANNAKAYAYGAEIRMNGAFVPGTESWVSLGYLKTEENINDRGYISRPTDQRLNFGVLFQDYVPNIPNLKMYLNLVYNTGLPGGSPSYADPYNFQNRLRDYRRADLGISHIFVDAETTYPKNHWLHGFKELNIGFEIFNLFNNQNSITNTWVRDVDSKREYAVPNFMTSRVLNLKIGTRF